Proteins encoded in a region of the Thermocaproicibacter melissae genome:
- a CDS encoding DUF6873 family GME fold protein, giving the protein MHYIENPGLPETEVSLAAVSGTYPELIDALHQCGIQTIPVLPERGKSEWLAGHSDLHIFHAGGCNLFLSAGTGRLKQNLLQYDFRITELPYVISSPYPDDVRLNALLLGKKAIVNQLTIGKEIFDYIIAKKYRIISVKQGYAKCSAAVVDENSIITSDSGIARAAAQAGIEVLKITEGFIRLKGFQYGFIGGACGKISKHKIAFCGRIQDHPDYPSIKKFLEARKIEPVVLADIPLTDIGGIIPLMEF; this is encoded by the coding sequence ATGCATTATATTGAAAATCCAGGTTTACCGGAAACAGAGGTTAGCCTTGCCGCTGTTTCCGGTACATATCCAGAATTGATTGATGCTCTGCATCAATGTGGAATCCAAACAATTCCCGTCTTGCCGGAAAGGGGTAAATCGGAATGGCTGGCCGGTCATTCCGATTTACATATTTTTCATGCCGGTGGGTGCAATCTCTTTCTTTCTGCCGGAACAGGCAGGCTGAAGCAAAACCTTCTGCAGTACGATTTCAGAATTACAGAATTGCCATACGTCATTTCAAGTCCATATCCAGATGATGTGAGACTGAATGCACTGTTACTCGGCAAAAAGGCAATTGTTAATCAATTAACAATCGGGAAGGAAATTTTCGATTACATAATAGCCAAGAAATATCGAATCATTTCCGTAAAACAGGGATACGCAAAATGTTCAGCAGCGGTGGTTGATGAAAATTCGATTATAACTTCAGACAGTGGCATTGCGAGGGCGGCAGCGCAGGCTGGAATCGAAGTTCTGAAAATAACAGAGGGATTTATCAGACTCAAAGGTTTTCAGTATGGTTTTATCGGTGGAGCGTGCGGCAAAATCAGCAAACATAAAATTGCGTTTTGCGGAAGAATTCAGGATCATCCGGATTATCCATCTATCAAAAAATTTCTGGAAGCCAGAAAAATTGAACCGGTTGTTTTAGCAGATATTCCGTTGACAGACATTGGGGGAATTATCCCATTAATGGAGTTTTGA
- a CDS encoding efflux RND transporter periplasmic adaptor subunit, which translates to MRKYVMLFTFTAAAIIAIVAAGRSVEKSMIRVSAYQVTPCSVEDTVTCTGTVEEYPGNSIYAIKPGIVSKLYVKVGDTVSAGQAIMDIIPNATAAATAESSAAKAQGVYEQYYKYLQSGGISSASSAIGAAEQAMEDTQKSYTISATNAGTVEYLAVSYEGSYISSNAPAVKIKNDKGMRVRLTVDESQVADLKQGQKVQISGVGFKNSVYSGSIVSIADTAEQAMTTTGQKTVVEVIASVDNPGEDVKPGFTAKAKITTSKNDKVLCVPYEAVREDSDNKEYVFCVVDGKVKRVPIVTGKEFDTGFEVKSGLKANDVVIMNPDDVSEGQKVIIAKITKGGSAA; encoded by the coding sequence ATGAGAAAGTATGTAATGCTTTTCACCTTTACAGCTGCTGCAATTATAGCAATCGTCGCCGCTGGCCGTTCGGTAGAGAAGTCGATGATTCGCGTCTCTGCATACCAAGTAACACCGTGTTCGGTGGAGGATACCGTAACCTGCACAGGAACGGTGGAGGAATATCCGGGAAACAGCATTTACGCCATCAAGCCTGGAATCGTGTCAAAGCTTTACGTAAAAGTGGGGGATACCGTATCTGCGGGCCAAGCTATTATGGATATTATTCCCAATGCAACTGCTGCCGCTACAGCGGAGTCATCTGCGGCAAAGGCCCAAGGTGTGTATGAGCAATACTACAAGTACTTACAAAGCGGTGGAATAAGCTCTGCTTCTTCGGCGATAGGAGCGGCTGAGCAAGCTATGGAAGACACTCAGAAGTCTTACACCATTTCTGCAACAAACGCCGGAACAGTGGAGTATCTTGCTGTATCTTACGAAGGGTCCTACATTAGCTCGAATGCTCCCGCTGTGAAGATCAAAAACGATAAGGGGATGCGCGTTCGCCTTACGGTGGACGAATCGCAGGTTGCCGACCTGAAACAAGGGCAAAAGGTTCAAATTTCGGGCGTCGGATTCAAGAATTCCGTGTACAGCGGATCTATCGTCAGCATTGCCGATACAGCCGAACAGGCAATGACGACAACCGGGCAGAAAACTGTAGTTGAAGTAATTGCAAGCGTGGATAACCCGGGAGAAGATGTAAAACCGGGGTTTACGGCAAAAGCAAAGATCACAACCTCAAAAAACGACAAAGTATTATGTGTCCCTTATGAAGCCGTTCGTGAGGACTCCGATAACAAAGAATATGTCTTCTGTGTTGTTGACGGAAAAGTAAAACGAGTTCCCATAGTTACCGGTAAGGAATTTGATACTGGCTTTGAGGTAAAAAGCGGCCTAAAGGCAAACGACGTCGTTATTATGAACCCAGATGATGTTTCAGAAGGCCAAAAAGTTATCATTGCGAAGATAACGAAAGGCGGCAGCGCAGCATGA
- the queA gene encoding tRNA preQ1(34) S-adenosylmethionine ribosyltransferase-isomerase QueA: MKTSDFYYDLPKELIAQTPVEPRDSSRLLLLNKKTGEIEHKHFRDIIDYLNPNDCLVLNDSRVLPARLFGIKEDTGAKVEFLLLNHKEGDVWEVLTGPGRRAKPGSRFTFGNGELKAEILDIVEDGNRLARFTYDGNFYEILDKIGQMPLPHYIKSELKDKERYQTVYSKEVGSAAAPTAGLHFTPELLERIQKKGVKLAFVTLHVGLGTFRPVTVEKITEHKMHSEHYFMPKASADIINETKKNGGRVICVGTTSCRTLEGVAAKEGCIKESAGWTDIFIYPGFEFKAMDGLITNFHLPESTLIMLVAALAGYDHTMNAYRVAVQERYRFFSFGDAMFIY; the protein is encoded by the coding sequence ATGAAAACAAGCGACTTTTATTATGACCTTCCGAAAGAATTGATAGCACAAACGCCAGTGGAGCCGAGAGATTCCTCTAGGCTTCTTCTTTTGAATAAAAAGACCGGGGAAATCGAGCATAAGCATTTTCGCGATATTATCGACTACCTGAACCCCAACGACTGCCTTGTGCTGAATGACTCTCGTGTTCTGCCTGCAAGATTATTCGGTATTAAAGAAGATACCGGAGCAAAAGTAGAATTTCTTCTGCTCAATCACAAGGAAGGCGACGTGTGGGAAGTCCTTACAGGTCCGGGCAGGCGCGCAAAGCCCGGTTCACGTTTCACTTTCGGCAACGGTGAACTGAAGGCAGAAATTCTCGACATTGTCGAAGACGGTAACCGTCTTGCTCGCTTTACCTACGACGGCAACTTCTATGAAATTTTGGACAAGATTGGTCAGATGCCGCTTCCGCATTATATCAAATCGGAATTGAAGGATAAGGAGCGCTATCAGACGGTTTACTCGAAAGAAGTCGGTTCTGCCGCTGCCCCAACGGCTGGATTGCACTTTACACCTGAGCTGTTGGAAAGGATTCAGAAAAAGGGAGTCAAGCTCGCCTTTGTAACGCTTCATGTCGGCTTAGGCACCTTCCGCCCGGTAACCGTGGAAAAAATTACGGAGCATAAGATGCATTCCGAGCATTACTTTATGCCAAAAGCATCTGCGGATATTATCAATGAAACAAAGAAAAACGGCGGTAGGGTCATCTGCGTCGGAACAACAAGCTGCCGTACCCTGGAAGGTGTCGCGGCAAAAGAGGGATGTATCAAAGAGAGCGCAGGCTGGACCGATATTTTCATTTATCCCGGTTTTGAGTTTAAGGCTATGGATGGATTGATTACGAATTTCCATTTGCCGGAAAGCACGTTGATTATGCTTGTTGCAGCGCTAGCCGGGTATGATCACACGATGAATGCATATCGTGTAGCTGTTCAGGAAAGATATCGCTTTTTCAGCTTCGGCGACGCGATGTTTATTTATTGA
- a CDS encoding tyrosine recombinase XerC, whose protein sequence is MSCDPFQEAPPIIREFLGYIGTIKGKSPKTVSEYYLDLRTFFRYMKLKRGLVPKDVDFEQIKIDDIDLDFIKTIDLTQVFEYMNFLATERKNGVATRSRKVSSLRSFFNYLTNKTGKLSKNPVQELETPKLKKALPKYLTLEQCLELLSKIDGKNRERDYCIITLFLNCGMRLSELVNLDLNDVHFSTQTIKITGKGNKERMVYLNDACIDALKKYLAVRPRDGVIDKKALFISGQRKRISAKTVQYIVKKYLAQIDLGGPGYSVHKLRHTAATLMYQHGHVDIRILKDILGHENLGTTEIYTHVSNEQMAKAAKSNPLSGVKQKRREKSDE, encoded by the coding sequence ATGAGCTGCGATCCATTTCAAGAAGCACCGCCGATTATTCGGGAGTTTCTCGGATATATCGGTACGATCAAAGGAAAATCTCCGAAGACTGTTTCCGAGTACTATTTAGACCTCAGAACTTTTTTCCGATACATGAAGCTAAAACGTGGTCTTGTTCCGAAAGATGTTGATTTTGAACAAATCAAGATCGACGATATAGACTTGGATTTCATTAAAACAATTGATTTAACACAAGTCTTTGAATATATGAATTTCCTTGCTACGGAAAGAAAAAATGGCGTTGCTACTCGTTCCAGAAAAGTTTCAAGCCTAAGGAGCTTTTTTAACTACCTTACAAACAAAACCGGCAAACTGAGCAAAAATCCTGTTCAGGAGCTGGAAACGCCAAAATTAAAAAAAGCACTGCCAAAGTATTTGACTTTGGAACAGTGCCTAGAATTACTATCAAAAATTGATGGAAAAAACCGCGAACGCGATTATTGCATCATAACGCTCTTTCTGAACTGCGGTATGCGGTTATCGGAGCTTGTTAATCTTGATTTAAATGATGTTCATTTCAGCACTCAAACCATAAAAATTACCGGCAAAGGCAACAAAGAACGCATGGTCTACTTGAACGACGCATGTATCGACGCGCTGAAAAAGTACCTTGCTGTTCGGCCAAGAGACGGAGTAATTGATAAAAAAGCTCTCTTTATCAGCGGTCAACGCAAAAGAATTAGCGCTAAGACGGTGCAATACATAGTGAAAAAATACCTTGCCCAAATCGATTTGGGCGGCCCCGGCTACTCAGTTCATAAACTGCGTCACACCGCAGCCACCCTTATGTATCAGCATGGTCATGTCGATATCCGAATTCTCAAAGACATCCTCGGCCACGAAAACCTTGGGACCACCGAAATTTATACACATGTTTCCAATGAACAGATGGCTAAAGCTGCAAAGTCAAACCCCTTGTCAGGTGTAAAGCAAAAGCGCCGCGAGAAGTCCGATGAGTGA
- the tgt gene encoding tRNA guanosine(34) transglycosylase Tgt, protein MYRLIKLEGKARRGEFVTPHGTIQTPAFMNVATCGAIKGAVSALDLKELKCQVQLCNTYHLHLRPGDEIVKKLGGLQKFTRWDGPILTDSGGFQVFSLAKLRNITEEGVTFASHIDGHKIFMGPEQSMQIQSNLGSTIAMAFDECVKNPAEYDYAKASCERTIRWLYRSKKEMDRLNALPDTINKKQMLFGINQGSTYEDLRIDCMKRIRELDLDGYAIGGLAVGESAEEMYRVIEAVEPEMPADKPRYLMGVGTPTNILEAVRRGVDLFDCVMPTRNARHGHAFTWEGCRNMLNAKYELDELPLDPQCDCPTCRNFSRAYIHHLFKSGEMLAMRLCVMHNIYFYNTLLEKIREALDAGNFESFFARYVKVLGQRI, encoded by the coding sequence ATGTATCGCTTAATAAAATTGGAAGGTAAAGCAAGGCGCGGAGAATTTGTTACTCCTCACGGAACGATTCAGACTCCTGCATTTATGAACGTAGCAACCTGTGGTGCAATTAAAGGTGCCGTTTCTGCGCTGGACCTAAAAGAACTAAAATGTCAAGTCCAGCTTTGCAACACATATCACCTTCATTTGCGCCCGGGCGACGAAATCGTGAAAAAGCTCGGTGGACTTCAGAAATTTACCCGCTGGGACGGCCCAATTTTGACCGACAGCGGCGGATTTCAGGTTTTTTCCCTTGCGAAGCTGCGTAATATCACAGAAGAAGGAGTCACCTTTGCTTCTCATATCGACGGCCACAAAATTTTCATGGGGCCCGAACAAAGCATGCAGATTCAATCAAACCTAGGCTCCACAATTGCCATGGCCTTTGACGAATGTGTCAAAAATCCCGCAGAATATGACTATGCCAAAGCCTCTTGCGAGCGCACCATACGTTGGCTTTACCGCTCCAAGAAGGAAATGGACCGTCTCAATGCTCTGCCGGACACAATCAACAAGAAACAGATGCTGTTTGGCATCAATCAGGGAAGCACATACGAGGACCTGCGAATTGACTGCATGAAACGAATTCGGGAGCTTGATTTGGACGGATACGCAATCGGCGGGCTGGCAGTAGGTGAGAGTGCAGAAGAAATGTACCGTGTGATTGAAGCGGTGGAGCCGGAAATGCCTGCGGACAAGCCCCGCTACCTGATGGGCGTAGGCACTCCCACAAACATTCTTGAGGCTGTTCGGCGCGGTGTTGACCTTTTTGACTGCGTTATGCCTACACGAAACGCCAGACATGGGCACGCCTTTACTTGGGAAGGTTGTCGCAATATGCTCAATGCAAAATATGAGCTGGATGAACTTCCTTTGGATCCACAGTGCGACTGCCCAACATGCAGAAACTTCAGCCGGGCTTACATTCACCATTTGTTTAAGAGCGGAGAAATGCTTGCAATGCGCTTATGCGTGATGCATAACATTTACTTTTACAATACTCTGCTGGAAAAGATCAGGGAAGCACTTGATGCAGGTAATTTTGAGAGCTTTTTTGCCCGCTATGTAAAAGTACTTGGACAAAGAATCTGA
- the yajC gene encoding preprotein translocase subunit YajC, protein MSFHYLAAAAADSSTSIWVAIGYMVFFFILLYVLLILPQNKKKKKEEKMRNSIQIGDEIVTIGGIVGKVVGIKEDNEAFIIETGTDRSKLKIKKWAVGSVLTIHDDAD, encoded by the coding sequence ATGTCTTTTCATTATCTGGCCGCCGCAGCAGCAGATTCGTCCACAAGCATCTGGGTTGCAATAGGCTACATGGTCTTTTTCTTCATCCTTCTATATGTTCTGTTGATTCTGCCGCAGAACAAGAAGAAGAAAAAAGAAGAAAAGATGCGCAACAGCATCCAAATTGGTGACGAAATCGTGACAATCGGCGGAATCGTCGGCAAAGTCGTTGGTATTAAAGAAGACAACGAAGCGTTCATCATTGAAACCGGTACTGACCGTTCAAAGCTAAAAATTAAGAAATGGGCAGTCGGAAGCGTTCTTACAATTCATGACGACGCAGATTAA
- a CDS encoding stage II sporulation protein M, translating to MNKAICLLALLLLAGMTVGAVVSRNAGFRSISRLDFLFAGNFKARLDQPFVTIFSASFASAFLFILACFLCGLSIWGAFLLPAIPFFRGFGLGLTSGFLYATYGWKGFLYNLSVILPGAFLCCIAILLATLEGMRYSRSLALHKVYAPGGKPIRTYITRFAGFLGFACVAAIVDTLMSALFGGFFSF from the coding sequence ATGAATAAAGCGATTTGCCTGCTAGCTCTTTTACTCCTTGCAGGCATGACAGTAGGTGCGGTTGTATCTCGGAACGCCGGTTTCCGGTCAATCAGCCGCCTCGACTTTTTATTTGCGGGCAATTTCAAAGCAAGATTGGATCAGCCGTTTGTAACAATCTTCTCTGCTTCATTTGCCTCGGCTTTTCTGTTTATTCTGGCTTGTTTTCTCTGCGGGCTTTCGATATGGGGGGCGTTTTTACTGCCTGCCATTCCATTTTTTCGAGGCTTTGGCCTTGGGCTTACGTCCGGATTTCTGTATGCAACGTACGGATGGAAGGGGTTTCTATATAATTTATCCGTAATACTTCCCGGAGCCTTTTTGTGCTGCATAGCCATTTTGCTCGCCACTCTGGAAGGAATGCGCTATTCCCGGTCACTCGCGCTTCATAAAGTTTACGCACCCGGCGGGAAGCCAATCAGAACTTATATAACCCGTTTTGCCGGATTTTTAGGGTTTGCTTGTGTTGCAGCGATTGTAGACACTCTGATGTCTGCGCTGTTTGGGGGATTTTTTTCGTTTTGA
- a CDS encoding YesL family protein, giving the protein MGLLFGNYDKPGPGVPKNAPPLKPVPRFFSILQRKFFDLVKLNLLFCIPVAAVAALCYFVSTITPIVAIDLLPLILLSPFCAGLTFVTRNYAREEHAFIFSDFVDAVKNNWKPFLVNGILVYVFTNIMIVAISYYHNLSSQNIIGTIATVLCIVISYIVLCSQYYVPVMIVTFDLKLTQILKNSLIFAIIGLLPNFITTLLLALLVVLYFVSIIMPLTIIIMVCFTIFLVFAYCSFLINFAVYPLVDKMMIQPYLKMQKENKKDESEDEEVESDFVDRI; this is encoded by the coding sequence ATGGGCTTGCTGTTTGGAAATTATGACAAGCCAGGGCCTGGCGTTCCAAAGAACGCTCCGCCGTTAAAACCTGTGCCGCGTTTCTTTTCAATTTTACAGCGAAAGTTTTTTGATCTGGTTAAATTAAACCTTCTTTTCTGTATACCGGTTGCTGCTGTAGCAGCGCTTTGCTACTTCGTGTCTACAATCACACCAATCGTTGCGATTGACCTGCTTCCACTGATTCTTCTTTCTCCATTCTGTGCAGGATTGACCTTTGTAACGAGAAATTACGCTAGGGAAGAGCACGCCTTTATTTTTTCGGATTTCGTGGACGCAGTAAAAAACAATTGGAAGCCATTTTTGGTAAATGGAATTCTTGTTTATGTTTTCACGAATATAATGATTGTTGCAATCAGCTATTACCACAATCTTAGCTCCCAGAACATAATTGGTACAATTGCTACAGTCCTTTGTATTGTAATATCCTATATCGTGCTCTGCAGCCAATATTATGTTCCTGTTATGATTGTCACGTTTGATTTGAAACTGACCCAAATTCTCAAAAATTCCTTGATTTTTGCGATTATTGGTCTGTTACCCAACTTTATCACAACGCTTCTTTTGGCTCTTTTGGTCGTATTATATTTCGTTTCAATTATTATGCCTCTCACAATCATTATCATGGTCTGCTTCACAATTTTCCTGGTTTTTGCCTATTGCTCTTTTCTCATTAACTTCGCAGTATATCCGCTCGTGGATAAAATGATGATTCAACCGTACCTGAAAATGCAAAAAGAAAACAAAAAAGATGAATCCGAAGATGAAGAAGTGGAATCAGACTTCGTTGACCGCATCTGA
- a CDS encoding ABC transporter permease, with protein MIDYLKCALRNLGRKQVRTLLTILGITIGVASVVIIASISQSGATAVTGEMESLGLSGIFISPSGKSENAVLDSQDLAMINRLREVEMTTPVMMTSTEVSVRNITTDAVLWGIDSNAGSVVSLQAVYGRLFTQRDISICAQVCLVDELFAKKAYSRSNIVGKKVNINFGGSMQEFTVVGIIKTGTGLLENALGDYIPSFIYVPYTTVQMLNQRSDFDDIAVKVKSTAESEAVGNMIVKRLDIEKGTTDGFVSTNLAKQKDGLLQILSIVTLILSAVGAVSLVVASLSIMTTMLVSVTERTKEIGIKKALGASRLAIMTEFLFEAMLLSLVGSIGGIIIGCGVSWILSLVFHTSLSLRPDIMLMAAAFAVLSGTVFSVYPAYKASRLKPVDALRHE; from the coding sequence ATGATTGATTATTTGAAATGTGCTTTGCGCAACCTTGGCAGAAAACAGGTCAGAACACTTCTGACGATTCTAGGAATTACAATCGGAGTGGCGTCTGTAGTGATTATTGCAAGCATCAGCCAAAGCGGTGCAACGGCAGTTACCGGGGAAATGGAAAGCCTTGGATTGAGCGGGATTTTTATATCGCCGTCAGGAAAAAGTGAAAACGCGGTCTTGGATAGTCAGGACCTTGCCATGATTAATCGGCTCCGCGAGGTTGAGATGACAACACCGGTAATGATGACAAGCACAGAAGTTTCCGTGAGAAATATCACAACGGATGCGGTTCTGTGGGGAATCGACAGCAACGCCGGCAGTGTTGTATCGTTACAGGCAGTGTATGGGCGGCTTTTTACTCAAAGGGACATCAGCATTTGTGCTCAGGTTTGCCTAGTCGACGAATTGTTTGCAAAGAAGGCCTATTCCAGAAGCAACATCGTCGGAAAAAAGGTTAATATCAATTTTGGCGGATCCATGCAGGAATTTACGGTTGTCGGTATTATCAAAACCGGAACGGGGCTCTTGGAAAATGCCTTGGGGGATTACATCCCCAGCTTCATCTATGTGCCATACACAACAGTTCAAATGTTAAACCAGCGAAGTGATTTTGATGATATTGCAGTAAAGGTAAAAAGCACGGCGGAATCTGAGGCAGTCGGAAATATGATTGTGAAAAGGCTGGATATTGAAAAGGGAACTACCGACGGTTTTGTGTCAACGAATCTTGCTAAGCAAAAGGATGGATTACTTCAGATTCTTAGCATTGTAACTCTGATTCTTTCAGCGGTAGGTGCCGTTTCACTTGTTGTAGCAAGCCTCAGCATTATGACGACAATGCTAGTTTCCGTAACGGAGCGAACCAAAGAAATCGGAATTAAAAAGGCGTTGGGAGCCAGCCGGCTTGCCATTATGACAGAGTTCCTTTTTGAAGCGATGCTGCTTTCGCTAGTCGGCAGCATTGGTGGTATTATTATTGGCTGTGGTGTTTCATGGATTCTTTCTTTGGTTTTTCATACTTCACTCTCATTGCGGCCGGATATTATGTTGATGGCAGCAGCGTTTGCGGTCCTTTCGGGAACGGTATTTAGTGTATATCCTGCCTATAAGGCTTCGCGGCTGAAACCGGTTGACGCGTTGAGACATGAGTAA
- a CDS encoding TIGR04086 family membrane protein → MRQSGASGQKTVLLTIRAVVIGSVVGALVCALLLACLAFAFVSAESIPHNFLSAFIIAVTIISSFVAGIVTVKFTKQRGLLCGSAAGLLLFLIFFVAGVAVSQGHTSAEVFMRLIMMLLSGGIGGLLAVNGKSRRK, encoded by the coding sequence ATGAGACAATCTGGTGCTTCCGGCCAAAAAACGGTACTTCTCACTATCCGTGCTGTGGTAATCGGTTCTGTTGTAGGAGCATTGGTGTGTGCCCTTCTTCTCGCTTGCCTTGCTTTTGCCTTTGTTTCTGCGGAAAGTATTCCTCATAATTTTCTTTCAGCATTCATCATAGCTGTAACCATAATCAGTTCCTTTGTGGCTGGAATCGTAACGGTAAAATTTACAAAGCAAAGAGGCCTTCTTTGCGGAAGCGCAGCCGGGCTGCTTCTATTTTTAATTTTTTTCGTTGCCGGCGTTGCAGTTTCACAGGGTCACACCAGCGCAGAAGTGTTCATGCGGTTAATTATGATGCTGCTTTCCGGCGGAATCGGCGGTCTGCTTGCCGTTAACGGAAAATCCCGCCGAAAATAA
- the asd gene encoding aspartate-semialdehyde dehydrogenase produces the protein MKKYRVGVIGATGMVGQRFITLLDNHPWFQLAVLAASSRSAGKTYEEALGGRWQMTTPLPERVKNMVVYDAEKDKKKIAESVDFVFCAVNMDKQKTKELEDAYAQLECPVISNNSAHRGDPDVPMIIPEINPDHAVVIETQRKRLGTKRGFVAVKSNCSIQSYVPAITPLLDLGVTKVLACTYQAISGAGKTFKTWPEMVDNLIPFIGGEEGKSENEPLKVWGHVENGIIVNAVKPDITTQCLRVPVSDGHTAAVFVSMEKKIPVEEIIARWENYSGEPQKLKLPSAPKQFLHYFHEDDRPQARLDRNLENGMAISIGRLREDTQYDYKFVSLSHNTLRGAAGGGVLMAELLCAKGYLD, from the coding sequence ATGAAGAAGTATCGCGTAGGAGTGATCGGTGCAACCGGCATGGTGGGTCAGCGCTTCATCACCTTGCTGGATAACCACCCGTGGTTTCAGCTTGCCGTGCTTGCAGCAAGTTCACGTTCCGCCGGAAAGACTTATGAAGAGGCCCTTGGCGGTCGTTGGCAAATGACCACTCCCCTTCCCGAGCGCGTTAAAAATATGGTTGTATATGACGCAGAAAAAGACAAAAAGAAGATTGCTGAGAGTGTAGATTTTGTTTTCTGCGCCGTAAATATGGATAAACAGAAAACGAAAGAGCTAGAAGATGCTTATGCTCAATTGGAATGTCCGGTTATCTCGAATAACAGTGCACACCGTGGTGACCCCGATGTTCCGATGATTATTCCTGAAATCAACCCGGATCATGCTGTTGTCATTGAGACACAGCGCAAACGTCTTGGAACAAAACGTGGCTTTGTTGCTGTAAAATCGAACTGTTCCATCCAAAGTTATGTGCCTGCAATTACGCCCCTTCTTGATTTAGGCGTTACAAAAGTACTTGCATGCACTTATCAGGCAATTTCAGGTGCAGGAAAAACTTTTAAGACATGGCCTGAAATGGTTGACAACCTAATTCCGTTTATCGGGGGTGAAGAAGGAAAATCTGAGAATGAACCATTGAAGGTTTGGGGGCATGTTGAAAACGGCATTATTGTTAACGCCGTAAAGCCGGATATCACAACGCAGTGCCTGCGTGTCCCCGTTTCCGACGGCCATACGGCGGCGGTCTTTGTTTCGATGGAAAAGAAAATTCCGGTGGAAGAAATCATTGCAAGATGGGAGAATTACAGCGGCGAGCCTCAAAAGCTGAAACTGCCAAGTGCCCCGAAACAGTTCCTGCATTATTTCCATGAAGATGACCGCCCGCAGGCAAGACTTGACCGCAACCTTGAAAACGGAATGGCTATTTCCATCGGCAGACTCCGCGAGGATACCCAGTATGACTACAAGTTTGTCAGTCTCTCTCACAACACCCTGCGCGGTGCAGCCGGCGGCGGTGTTCTGATGGCAGAACTTCTCTGTGCCAAAGGTTACCTCGATTAA
- a CDS encoding tyrosine recombinase, which produces MVDHLSEFEDYLRNKKSVSVNTAGSYLRDLKQFLLFCENIHIEPYLINKECMLKYIEYLSNQGKSDATILRNIASLRCYFGFLLASGKVTSNPVEQIVLKRPEKKLPQILSGNETELLLSQPDTKTLKGCRDKAMLELLYATGIRVSELISLNIDDLDLNAGILHCRGNKSNREIPVYAAAVNAVSDYLLRVRPKISSPESGQALFLSVNNRRMTRQGFWKIVKQYAKQAKISKEITPHTLRHSFALHLLENGADLKDIQVMLGHADISSTQIYVRMMNDHFKEVYNHCHPRAKLS; this is translated from the coding sequence ATGGTAGATCATCTCTCGGAATTTGAAGATTATCTGCGAAATAAGAAGTCTGTTTCTGTAAATACGGCAGGTTCTTATCTTCGCGATCTCAAACAATTTTTGTTGTTCTGTGAAAACATTCATATTGAGCCGTATTTGATAAATAAAGAATGTATGTTAAAATATATTGAGTATCTGTCCAATCAAGGCAAATCGGATGCTACCATCCTTAGAAATATCGCTTCGCTTCGCTGTTATTTCGGTTTTCTTCTTGCATCAGGAAAAGTCACATCAAATCCTGTTGAGCAAATCGTTTTGAAGAGACCCGAAAAAAAACTTCCTCAGATATTAAGCGGAAACGAAACAGAGCTGCTGCTTTCCCAACCGGATACCAAAACTCTGAAGGGCTGCAGGGACAAGGCTATGCTGGAACTGCTTTACGCAACCGGTATCCGCGTTTCAGAGCTTATTTCCCTTAATATTGACGATTTGGACCTGAACGCTGGAATTTTACATTGCCGCGGAAACAAATCGAACCGTGAAATACCCGTTTATGCGGCCGCTGTCAACGCTGTTTCCGATTATTTGCTTCGGGTTCGCCCCAAAATATCGTCCCCAGAAAGTGGACAAGCGCTTTTTCTAAGTGTAAACAACCGAAGAATGACAAGACAGGGTTTTTGGAAAATCGTCAAACAGTATGCGAAACAAGCGAAGATTTCCAAGGAAATAACTCCTCACACTTTGAGACATTCTTTTGCTTTGCATCTGCTGGAAAACGGGGCAGACTTAAAAGATATACAAGTTATGCTTGGACATGCGGACATCTCTTCGACGCAAATCTATGTCCGCATGATGAATGATCATTTTAAGGAAGTCTATAATCATTGCCATCCAAGGGCAAAATTAAGTTAG